A single genomic interval of Helianthus annuus cultivar XRQ/B chromosome 6, HanXRQr2.0-SUNRISE, whole genome shotgun sequence harbors:
- the LOC110865305 gene encoding protein DMP3, translating to MSLRARPPTTTVAGAPEDANTAPEPPPPRPQLPSALSQTLASTANLAKLLPTGTLLVFQVLTPIFTNNGSCDATTRSLTAVLLVLLAVSCFLTCFTDSFKSDDGQLYYGFATFQGMWLFDYNDPKNVPDLRKYRLRFIDFVHAVLSVLVFSAVALRDRNVVSCFYPSPGQEAQEVLDIVPIGAGIISSALFVAFPTRRHGIGYPVTPDLDVN from the coding sequence ATGTCTTTACGAGCTCGACCACCCACTACCACAGTCGCCGGCGCCCCTGAGGACGCCAACACCGCTCCAGAACCGCCACCGCCCCGTCCACAACTGCCATCAGCACTCTCCCAGACCCTAGCCAGCACAGCCAACCTAGCCAAACTACTCCCAACAGGCACCCTCTTGGTCTTCCAAGTCCTCACACCAATCTTCACCAACAACGGCTCATGCGACGCCACCACCCGGTCTTTAACCGCGGTCCTGCTCGTCCTCTTGGCCGTCTCGTGCTTCCTCACCTGCTTTACCGACAGCTTTAAATCGGATGATGGTCAGCTTTATTACGGGTTCGCAACTTTTCAAGGGATGTGGCTCTTTGACTATAATGATCCAAAAAATGTGCCTGACTTGAGAAAGTACCGGTTGCGGTTCATTGATTTCGTACACGCGGTGCTTTCAGTTTTGGTTTTTAGTGCGGTCGCGTTGCGTGATCGGAACGTGGTGAGCTGCTTTTACCCGAGCCCTGGGCAGGAAGCTCAGGAGGTTCTCGACATTGTTCCGATCGGGGCGGGGATCATTTCGAGTGCATTGTTTGTTGCTTTTCCGACTAGAAGGCATGGGATCGGTTATCCTGTTACTCCAGATCTTGATGTTAATTGA